Proteins encoded in a region of the Tautonia rosea genome:
- a CDS encoding DUF1501 domain-containing protein yields the protein MDSQLLQRQSLALTRRGFLGRTACGVGSLALAELLQGRARGADRTSGVLGEPHYPIKAKRVIWLYMAGGMSHLETWDPKPKLGELHGQPMPESITAGQQIAQLQGQRLNCFAPQHPFQRFGESGQEISTIFPLIGEMIADDLCIIRSMHTDAINHDPAHTLMNTGSMITGRPSMGSWLLYGLGSEIENLPGYVVMVSTGKYGQSQPIAARQWHSGFLPSEFQGVQFRGQGDPVMYVNNPKGVTPDRQRDVVEAIEALNSIENEAVNDPEIEARISQYELAFQMQTSVPDLVNFANEPASIRELYGTEGGDGSFASNCLLARRLAERGVKFIQLYHRDWDHHGAIKEHVAGTAAEVDRGVAALVTDLKQRGMLDDTLIVFGSEFGRTPMAQGNGRDHHLAGFSMWLAGGGIKPGVHFGATDELGYHAVENRVHINDLHATMLYLLGIEHTKLTYRFQGRDFRLTDVGGSVVRDILA from the coding sequence ATGGATTCCCAATTGCTCCAACGACAGAGCCTCGCCCTGACCCGTCGTGGTTTTCTGGGTCGTACCGCATGCGGGGTCGGCAGCCTGGCACTGGCCGAATTGCTTCAGGGTCGTGCGCGAGGGGCCGATCGGACGTCCGGGGTCCTCGGAGAACCTCATTACCCGATCAAGGCAAAACGCGTCATCTGGTTGTACATGGCCGGTGGCATGAGCCACCTGGAAACGTGGGACCCCAAGCCAAAACTTGGCGAACTCCACGGTCAGCCAATGCCCGAATCGATCACCGCCGGGCAGCAGATCGCGCAGCTTCAAGGGCAGCGGCTCAACTGCTTCGCGCCGCAACATCCGTTCCAACGATTCGGCGAATCGGGTCAGGAAATCAGCACGATCTTCCCATTGATCGGCGAAATGATCGCGGATGACCTTTGCATTATCCGGTCCATGCACACCGACGCAATTAATCACGACCCAGCCCACACCTTGATGAACACCGGATCGATGATTACGGGACGGCCGAGCATGGGATCGTGGCTGCTCTATGGTCTGGGAAGTGAGATCGAAAACCTGCCCGGTTACGTGGTCATGGTCTCGACCGGCAAGTACGGCCAGTCGCAGCCGATCGCCGCGAGACAGTGGCATTCGGGATTTCTTCCCAGTGAGTTTCAGGGAGTTCAGTTCCGAGGACAGGGCGATCCAGTCATGTATGTGAATAATCCGAAAGGAGTCACCCCTGATCGCCAACGCGACGTGGTCGAAGCCATCGAGGCATTGAACTCAATTGAGAACGAGGCAGTCAATGATCCCGAGATCGAGGCACGCATCAGCCAGTACGAATTGGCATTTCAGATGCAAACCAGCGTCCCCGACCTGGTGAATTTTGCAAACGAGCCAGCTTCTATCCGCGAGCTATACGGCACAGAGGGGGGTGACGGTTCCTTCGCGTCCAACTGCCTGCTGGCCCGCCGGCTTGCTGAACGCGGTGTGAAGTTTATTCAATTGTATCATCGTGACTGGGACCATCACGGCGCGATTAAAGAGCACGTTGCCGGGACCGCTGCGGAGGTCGATCGTGGCGTGGCCGCACTCGTGACCGACCTCAAGCAACGAGGAATGCTCGACGACACTCTCATTGTTTTCGGCAGTGAATTCGGGCGGACTCCGATGGCACAGGGAAATGGTCGGGACCATCACCTGGCCGGATTCAGCATGTGGTTAGCCGGCGGGGGCATTAAGCCCGGCGTTCACTTCGGAGCAACGGATGAACTCGGCTATCATGCCGTCGAGAATCGCGTGCATATCAATGATCTTCACGCAACGATGCTTTATCTGCTGGGGATCGAACACACAAAATTGACCTACCGATTCCAGGGAAGAGACTTCCGGCTCACCGATGTGGGAGGATCGGTGGTTCGGGATATCTTGGCCTGA
- a CDS encoding MFS transporter: MESLTSSGHFGTRAWLICGVLLLATMLNYMDRQALAVTLPTLKNEFSLTESRVGMVEGCFGYAFAFGSILFGLLADRWGPRWLYPIVLIGWSLAGIATAGAGQTWITDWFESSGDLPGTGTYRWLLLCRVVLGVFEAGHWPCALLTVRAILPPQGLALGNGILQSGASIGAVAVPLYIEAAERSGFTWEFPFWSIGLVGLVWVPLWLVVVRDQELRLPLGYSIPSKPLVGDRRLLVRRLGVLVVVIASLTISWQFLRAWLGLFLQDYHGYSKLATRGIMSAYFIVADVGCILSGLLVARLASRGWVVEDARRLGYLIFSLLAVGACLVPFAGSGALMVTLLLVAGAGILGLHPYYYAFTQELSAKRMGILSGGLAAWGWVASSLWQIRIGSLIEQTRSYGLGLVIVGLVPLAGCLVLFLFWPRSQRDVAKPIPVDG, from the coding sequence GTGGAATCTCTGACGTCTTCCGGGCATTTTGGTACACGTGCCTGGCTCATCTGTGGCGTTCTCCTGCTCGCGACCATGTTGAATTACATGGACCGGCAGGCGCTGGCCGTGACGCTACCGACGCTCAAGAACGAATTCTCGTTGACGGAAAGCCGAGTCGGTATGGTCGAAGGGTGTTTCGGCTATGCCTTTGCCTTTGGTTCGATCCTGTTCGGGCTTCTCGCCGACCGATGGGGACCGCGCTGGCTTTATCCCATCGTCTTGATTGGGTGGTCGCTCGCAGGGATTGCGACGGCTGGTGCGGGCCAGACCTGGATTACCGATTGGTTTGAAAGTTCCGGAGACTTACCGGGCACAGGAACGTATCGATGGCTCCTGCTTTGCCGTGTTGTACTGGGAGTGTTCGAGGCGGGCCACTGGCCGTGTGCGTTGTTGACGGTTCGTGCGATCCTGCCGCCACAAGGGCTCGCTCTGGGTAATGGCATTCTTCAAAGTGGAGCCTCGATTGGAGCCGTCGCGGTTCCCCTCTACATCGAAGCGGCTGAACGATCCGGATTCACCTGGGAATTTCCGTTCTGGTCGATTGGCCTTGTGGGCCTTGTCTGGGTTCCATTGTGGCTTGTTGTGGTACGAGACCAGGAATTGAGGCTTCCGCTCGGCTACTCGATCCCTTCCAAGCCCCTTGTGGGGGATCGCAGATTGCTCGTTCGGAGGCTTGGAGTGCTTGTCGTAGTGATCGCATCACTGACGATCAGCTGGCAGTTCCTTCGGGCATGGCTCGGATTGTTTTTGCAGGACTATCACGGGTACAGCAAGCTCGCGACACGAGGAATCATGTCAGCGTACTTTATTGTTGCGGATGTCGGCTGCATCCTGTCTGGCCTGCTTGTTGCGCGCCTTGCAAGCCGAGGCTGGGTCGTCGAAGACGCTCGAAGACTCGGGTACCTGATATTTTCTCTCCTCGCGGTGGGGGCGTGCCTTGTCCCCTTTGCCGGATCCGGTGCCCTGATGGTGACGCTCTTGCTTGTGGCCGGAGCGGGAATCCTCGGGTTGCATCCGTACTATTATGCGTTTACTCAAGAATTGTCGGCCAAACGGATGGGAATCCTGTCCGGTGGATTAGCTGCCTGGGGATGGGTTGCTTCGAGCCTCTGGCAAATTCGGATCGGAAGCCTCATCGAACAGACGCGGAGTTATGGACTTGGTCTGGTCATCGTGGGGCTTGTACCGTTGGCTGGTTGCCTTGTCCTGTTTCTCTTCTGGCCAAGATCGCAACGAGATGTCGCCAAACCAATTCCCGTTGACGGTTGA
- a CDS encoding creatininase family protein — translation MSWPSVAELDRKTPVVLPIAALEQHGHHMPVFTDSMLLGEVLKRVKQTPIAQRVLFAPLQWLGNSHHHLDMPGTVSATPRLYLDLLRDLAENFLVHGFRKIAFLNGHGGNIVPSQQVIFELRQSHRNRDDLLLTSLTYWESCDPYGAIPGLSQRSMGHACEWETSMMLALHPEFVSPEFQEVPEVRFGEGASPASRGWTMRDRSHMGHIGHPAVASAEKGEELFRVFSEGVGHYLQRMIDGTGDTWNL, via the coding sequence ATGAGCTGGCCGTCGGTGGCTGAGCTTGACCGAAAGACTCCGGTGGTGCTGCCCATCGCTGCACTCGAACAACACGGGCATCACATGCCTGTTTTTACCGACAGCATGCTCCTCGGTGAGGTACTGAAGCGCGTGAAGCAAACCCCAATTGCCCAAAGGGTTCTCTTTGCGCCATTGCAATGGCTTGGAAATTCGCATCATCATCTTGATATGCCAGGAACCGTTTCGGCGACTCCGAGGCTTTATCTCGACCTCCTCCGGGACCTTGCCGAGAACTTCCTGGTTCATGGATTTCGCAAGATCGCGTTTCTCAACGGTCACGGTGGAAACATCGTTCCATCCCAGCAGGTGATTTTCGAACTCAGGCAGTCGCATCGGAATCGCGATGATCTGCTTCTCACCTCGCTGACTTACTGGGAAAGCTGTGATCCCTACGGGGCCATCCCTGGCCTCTCGCAAAGGTCGATGGGACATGCGTGTGAATGGGAAACCTCGATGATGTTGGCGCTCCATCCCGAGTTTGTATCCCCTGAGTTCCAAGAAGTGCCGGAAGTGCGATTCGGCGAAGGTGCATCCCCCGCCTCTCGCGGATGGACAATGCGAGATCGGAGTCACATGGGCCATATCGGGCACCCGGCCGTGGCTTCTGCGGAGAAGGGTGAGGAGCTCTTCCGCGTCTTTTCCGAAGGGGTGGGCCATTATCTTCAACGCATGATCGACGGGACGGGTGACACGTGGAATCTCTGA